In Tribolium castaneum strain GA2 chromosome 8, icTriCast1.1, whole genome shotgun sequence, the genomic window tcaaactttccaaaattaaatttaaaaattcgaaaattttcaaaaattatttacgaccAAGCTATCAaactttattacaatttttcacaTAAAACTTACGTAAAATGTTCCGAGAAATCGATGGGTGCCaacaaaattggaaattttggagcaaattaaaagtttgagattttttttatcagagTTAAAGAAACagccataattttaaatacatctCTAGGCGACAATACTCTTCCGATTAGCTTCCGGTTTTTACTGTTTGATAGGAAATTTAACACTAATTTTGAcaatgtttttagtttttttataggacttatagttttcgagaaaatcgcgttcaaactttccaaaattaaatttaaaaattcgaaaatttttaaaaattatttacgaccAAGCTATCAaactttattacaattttccaaataaaactTACGTAAAATGTTCCGAGAAATCGATGGGTGCCaacaaaattggaaattttggagcaaattaaaagtttgagatttttttttatcagagTTAAAGAAACAGCCATAACTTTAAATACATCTCTAGGCGACAATACTCTTCCGATTAGCTTCCGGTTTTTACTGATTGATAGGAAATTTAACACTAATCTTGAcaatgtttttagtttttccataggacttatagttttcgagaaaatcgcgtccaaactttccaaaactaaatataaaaattcaaaaattttcaaaaattatttacggcCAAGCTATCAAAccttattaatattttttaaataaaacttacgTAAAATGTTCGAAGAAAGCGATGGGTGCCAACAAGATTGGAAATTTCGAACCACATTAAaagtttgagatttttttatcagAGTTAAAGAAACAGCCATAACTTTAAATGCATCTGTAGGCCACAATATAATTCCGATTAGCTTCCGGTTTTCACTGTTTGATAGAAAATTCAACACAAATGTTGatgatgttttcagtttttccattggacttatagttttcgagaaaatcgcattcaaattgaaagtttgcgtttttttaacagatttaagGCGTCAGTCTTAACTGCATCTGCAGACCAaactaaaatttcaattagCTTCTGGTTTCCGCGTTTACGTAGAGAATTAACGCCAAATTTCCCCAATACTTGTAGAACTtgcagtttttgcaaaaaaaccgTTCCAAATGGGCAAAATCCTTGCTCACGTTTGCAgtaaatgtaaaacaattatAGTTTTACATAACgcgattaataaaagtaacagCAAATAACTCAGCACTTGCACGTCCTTTCATTGCATCAGAACAGGTTTCcacacaaattaaattacaatccCATCTCgatataaataaacataagttaaaaaaacacatcaTTCAACAACAAACCATGAAAAAGTGCACACTTTTCCTTTTCCTCCTAGTACTAGCTTTCGGCGAAAATGCCAAGCTACgtaagtacaaaaaaaaaacaacttgggGAAAATTCTAACACTTTTTAAAGCCTCAACGTTCAAAAAATGCGACCAAAGCAAAAGCGACTTGAACTCATGCCTCACAGCCGCGATCAAAAACGCCATGGAACAGCTGACCGAGCCCATCAAAGAGGTGGGCCTGCCCAGCATGGAGCCCCTGGAGGTCCCGTCGCTGGTCATAGGGGCTGGCACCGGCCCTGTCCAGTTCCAGCAAAACTacaagaatttgaaaatttccgGATACACCAAAATCGATCAGCTGGAGGCCACTTTCAAAGACAACCATCTCAAAATCGCTGTGGTTTTCCCCGAAATTAAGCTGGTGTTCGAGTATGAGATCAATGGGCGCATCCTGGTGCTGCCCATCAGCGGCAAAGGGCCGGGGGCGATCACCATGGGtgaatacttaattttttctattttttcaattctagtcattttttttatttttttattttttttcaattgtagTTAAGCCGAAGTTCGTCATCGATTTTCCGCTCGAAGAGTACGAGAAGAACGGGACAAAGTACTACAAAGTGGGCAAGGAGACGTTGTCAATGCAGCCGCAAAAAATGCACTTTGAGTTGGAGAATTTGTTCAATGGTGATAAGCTTCTGGCGAGTAATGTGCTGCAAATAATGAATGATAACTGGAAGGAGGTTTATGGGGACGTGCAGGCGAGCTATGAGGAGGCTTTCGGCAAAATATTTACctccatttttaataatttcttaagTAAAGTGCCAAAATCTGACTTGTTTGATGgcgtttaattaataaagttgcTTGTTTACTGAacgtattttatttatgtgcAAATAATGAGGTAAGTATGCCAAGGTTTGAAGTGATCTTGTGTAACTCAAGTTCaagttttattgttaaataaattgtgctTGTAATAAAcgaagaaataattaaaaaaatttttttttcaattttgaaaattcaagtgCGGCAAAAGTATTGATCAGAAGCGAAAAGTTGTAACTTGTGGCTTGTAGAATGTTGCAAGAAGTCGACTGGCGGTGAAAAAACCAtcaatttacattattttacaaGTTACGGccagttttcaatttcttcgatttttattttttttagacagAACTATAATTCCAATCAACTTTCGGTTTTCGCTAGTCACAAGAAAATCAAACACAgattttgacgatatttttatattttccgtAGGACTTATAGTTTGCGAGAAAATCGAGttcaaagtttgaaaaaattaaattttaaaattcgaaaattttcaaaaaattattacggcCAAGCTGCCAAgctcttataatttttttcaagttatcgTCAAGTAAAACGTTCATAGAAATCGATTGGCGGTAACGAAACCATCTATTTACAATTACTTTACAAGTTAACGccagttttcaatttcttcgatttttaatattttttttttagacagAACTATAATTTCCATCGATTTTCGGTTTTCGCTAGTCGCAAGAAAATCGAACACAGATTTTgaagatatttttatattttttgtaagactTATAGTTTGCGAGAAAATCGAGttcaaagtttgaaaaaataaaattttcaaattctaaaattttcaaaaaattattacggcCAAGCTGCCAAgctctaataattttttttaaataatcttcaagTAAAACGTTCTAAGAAGTCGATTGGTGGTGAAAAAGCCATCACTTTACGATTACTTTAGAAGTTACCGccagttttcaatttcttcgattttaattttttttagacagAACTATAACTTCAATCGACCTTTGGTTTTCGCTAGTCGCAAGAAAAtcaaacacaaatttttgtgatatttttatattttttgtaggacccATAGTTTGCGAGAAAATcaagttcaaaatttgaaaaaataaaattttaaaattttcaaaaaattattacgacCAAGcaattaagtaatttttttcaaaatgtggaAAAGTAAAACGTCCCGGGAAGTTAATTGGCGACAGAAAACTTAGAAatcttataaattattaattattaaaatatattaaatattaaaatgtaactattttttattttttttaaagataaaactATAATTGCACCaatcaaaagaaaattaaaggcagattttgtcaatttttttattttctcgaaAGAACTACAATTTCCGAAAAAAACTGCCGTTAAACATGtgactttgtaattttaaaaaccccAAACAATTACAGCGTTACAACAATTTTGCAAACACCTAATTGgattattaaaccaaattactTATCCTTCTGGGAACAATTAGTGTCACAATTTCAAAttgcaaataatgtaattacaCCACTTTTAAAACTAAGTATAAGagtcgaaaccaaattttttcattacttgCAAAAACGCCACAAAATGAACAGTTTCGCACTTTTTTCCCTCCTTTTGATACATTTCTGCAACAGTGTCAAACTTCGtgagtgttttaattaatttaaaaaaaaatgtttacaatCATTTTCCAGCCCCGAGTTTCGAAAAATGTGACTTGAGGGACAACAATTACAACCAGTGTTTGTCCAAAGCGATAAAAAACGCCATCCAACAACTGACCATTCCCATGGAGGCCATGGGTTTGCCCGATCTGGACCCACTTGAAATCCCATCGATGGTCATAGGCGCTGGTAATGGAGCGGTTCAATTCCAGCAAAACTACTTCAATATCACAATCACTGGCTTGACAAAACTTGCCTCACTTGACGCCAAGTATTTCACCCAACTGTTTTAACCAAACTTAATTATTACGATAGTTTAGACTTGGGGCCCAAACGCCTAATCCTGGACCTACGCTACCCCCAAGTCCAAATGGACTTCGACTACGAAATAAGCGGCAAAATCCTGCTCTTGCCGATCTACGGCAAAGGCCCAGGCTCTATCACATTCTTGGGGAATCCCCGATTTATCCTCACTTTCGAAATGGCCGAGttcgaaaaacgcaaaaaaaagtttatgaCAGTGACCAACGCCACGTTATCGATGGAACCGCAGTTAATTCAATTTCACCtcgaaaatttattcaatGGTGATAAGGCTTTGGGCGATAATGTGGTCCAAGTGATGAACGATAATTGGAGAGAAGTTTTTTCCGACGTCAGGCCGAGTTATGAAGAGGCTTTCAGCCAAATCTTTGCCGCTATTTTCAACAATCTCTTACGCAAAGTACCGATAGTTGATTTGTTCGACGGTTGggatttgtaaaataaagttAGTCATAGTTCTGAAGTCTCATTTCAATTTCCCGCTGAACCACGAACGAATTGAACACCAGAGGGCGCAACGCTTGGCGCAAATAccacaaattttttatagaaagtGATTACTTTTAGCTAATTCTGGGTCACTTCAAACACACTGGACCCCTTTAAGTATCCAAAAGTATGAAATGTGCCCCCTTGATGCCCACTTATTTAGGTTGGCAACAGTTTGGAAACCTCCGCCGGTTTTGCACCTGTTTCTGTTAAATTCGACTCTGAAATTTGTCTCGTGTTAACGATTTGGCGTCAGTTTTAATCGTTTTCAGTTAATTGATTGGTAAATACCTGTGTTAGTGGATTTGTGTTTGGTTATTTGGGGACACGAAGATGGGCATTTTAGGGAGGATTGGATTCCCCTCTGGTACGTGCACTCGTTTTAAATTGATTGTTTACGATCGTTTTTGGCCGCTATTACGTTTTCAAGGCGTGAAATTAcccattttttcataaaattgatttttggtGCGGTACTACTTTTCGCGCGGAGCGTTAGTAACTAATTCATCACTAAAGTATtcaatgtaaatttttgttagggTTTTATATTGTATTTCCAGCCATGATTTGGATTAAAATCGCaataatcaataaaataataataaaaatttgccttTTCTGTTAGGGACTTGGTTTAGAGGGTACTGTTAGGTTGGTAGTGCCGCGCGTTTCTCCCGCTTGTTCGCACCTGTCACGTTTTTGTTGTGCTTTATTTCGAATTCAAAacgaattttgtgaaaaatacgggactattttggtaaaaaagtgtcaacaaacgtttttagtccgtgttttagtaattatttaagtGAGTTTGTGTTGGTTACGAACATTTCAAGAAACAGTCTCGCTTCTGCCCTCAGGTAAATGCCCCCCGTTTTAGTTAATTGTTAAAATGGCTTAAGTCCACACATTTTGAACCTTTGAGGTACGCAGTGGAAAGACCACAAAAGGTTTTAACCAATAATTTCGTcgagaaaaaaattcgttttttcaaaatttttggcgaaaaTTACTAGTCCGACcgagaaaaaacaaataatgtaaGAATCTACGTTTGATTATCTATCGAACAGTGAAAACCGGGAGTTGGTCGGACGTGTAGTTTTGGCTCGGGACgggtttgaaatttttcaattttttttcaaggtcatgtaaaaaaaaaaatcaactcttgtttatattttattatcacaAAGGGCAAATTACAGTAATTAGTCGTAAACTAACCTGGCCAGAATGAAAccatagaaaaattaaagtgatCACTTATTTACAAATATGTTACAATATTTATCAAACCGATCAAACATAAGTTAGTGATTCTAAGCTACATAACTGTACTCCTCGCTCGAATGTGGCGTCCTTTCGATATACTGTTTATCAATGAGAGATTCGATGCACTTTTTGATCAACTGAACACTCGGTGCGAAGGAAACTTTCGATTGCGCataaacctaaaaaaaattcagaaccCCTTCACTATTTTCCCGCCCTCACCTCTTGTATCAAAGCGTTATGTTTGAGTATTTTCCTCGACTTCATAATCCTAACAATGGCCGCCTGCAAGTACATCTTCCGGTCCTCTTCGACCGAATTCATCGTTTGTTCAATCTCCTGAGGCGACTCTTTCTGCACAGCCGCATTTATCCGGAACTTCGTCCTCTTGTTGTTATATTCCATGTTTAAACGGAGCACCGTTTCCGGTTTCAAATCCTAAACTAGCCAATTAAAACGAGAAGATCATGGGGGCTTGGCCTCCGGCCACGCCCCCATGCCCAACCTACCGTACTATCCGCTATCAATAATTTACAATCAATCAAGCTAGCCGCGTATCTGTGATACTGTTCGGCGGTTAGTTGCAAACTCTCCCTAATTTCGCGAAAAGTGAGCGAATCCGTGTGTTCAAACAGCAACAAAGTGGCCATTTGAAACGTCTGCATTGTCACTAGatacgattttttcaaatggcccAACTTCAATTCCGCTTGACACAAATTATGCAACCATGTCAATTTGCGACCGTTGAACCTATTATGATAGAAATTTTCAAACTGTAAGAGAATCATTTTAAGCCACGCCCACATGTGTACCATCTCACCATTTGTACGCTCTTCTCCAGTTGTCTAGGATACGTAAAAGGCGTGGTCACCGTCTGGCCCAATGGCCACGCCCCTGCTTGTAATACGTATATACTGAAATTAATTCCGAGGTCGATGTTGTCTTGTTTCAAAAATgcgttaaatttattattgagatCCGCACTCACTGACATATCGGTAAACATTCGATGCAATTTACTTGTAAATTCGTAACCGCATGCTTGTTTTAAACGATTGATCATGGCCTCCTCCGCATCCATACTTTGCGTTTGTTGGTGGATGAGGCGTTTGGCCAACATTCGAGaatagaatttttgaaatacgtCTTTGTCGTCgatatatttgaaaattgttatGCTCTCGGCGAGCTTTTCGTCCACCTGGAAATAATCGTTTTTTCATAACCAACGaggtaaacatttttttttatttttcatgacCAACGcggtatacaattttttttatttttcatgacCAACGCgggaaacaatttttttgagttttcctGACGAACAGGaaaatcgaattttaaaaatttgattttccaattttttttatttattattattaaaaaaattaaattaaaattccaaattttatggATTTGTAACGTTGGGAGATTAATTTACAGCAaggaatattttcaaaaatttaactttaactgCCGTAACAACAACCAATGAGTCAACCAAATCTCTTTGTTCACACGTTTgcagataatattttttttgttagtgaCGTTTTATCCGGATATTCTTACACAATTATTACGGATGTgccgttttattttaatcagtttGTCACTTGCTAGTGTCGCGTACGGACGTCTTATAAActtagaaattaaattaaaaaaatcaacattttgctaacttttaaatttgtgtttaaataaatagtgcgcgattttttaattatagtgAATGCCAATTGGAATAGATCTCTGAAATCGTGTTACAAGGATCCGGATTAAAGGGttagtttgaaaaatttttttacagaaaaattacattaaattaaattaatgacgtcCCAGGTTAAAATTACAcggaatttttgaataattaataattaaatgagcagtttaaacatttaatttatataattaatttatttcttttgtaattttagttTCATTGGTTTGTacattaaacttttttttcatttttttattttttgaggattaacttaaataaatagcCTTGACTCACAACAatatctaataaataaataagtaaaatcaTAATCTTctcaattattttaagtgCAGTTTCTACATAAAACCAGTTACTCGtatttttagattaattttattgttaccataattatatagattttttttaatttcagtaagTTCGTGTATGAAGATGAGGCTTGCTATAAAGGGTAGCAGAAGTAGATGCCTAAggtgagtgttttttttttcgtattgatttgtgtttttatttatttatttataatttatttttaatgcacttttttgcgagaccctgtataataaataatacgaataatctcaaaataaaacttttgacaacaaagttatttaaaattaatcagTTCTTcaacagtaaataaataaaaacaataaaagtttttaagtaaaagtaagaaaaaaaatcaaacttacCTCCGAATCGCTAATCCCTTTACTCGACTTGCGCAACAATGCGTCGCAATACTTGGCCAAAAATTCGGGGCTTTTACACACAGGCTTGCCAAACTTGTGATTAATAACGGAACTGCAGGCCTTATCCAAAGCCCCCATAAAATTCTGATCCGACTTGAACACCTCTTGAATcaacaatttatattttttataaaccgCTAGCATATTTTCGACGAACGTTATGTGAATATTTTCGGTATCAATATTACCAACAGCCTaagaacaacaataaaaaaatccctaAATCGGTAAACCACTCGTGTAAAAGCAACAAACCGTCAATCCTTGCGTCTTAATATGGTCCAGAACGGTATCAACAAGCACAACCATTGCATTTTGGACGCTTTTGAGCAGATCGTACATATTTGAGAGGTCCTTTTTGCGCTCACCCTGTACCATTGCCACGCATTCGCTGtataaaaagtccaaatgttcggcCACCATGTGTGTTTCACATCGTTGGGAGACTTTCGGGAGGGAACTGGTGTGGAGGAAGCGACGTGCACGTAACAGTTCCTCCTCAATTCGTCCCTTGACGCGCTCCATATACAGGGAGACGTTTTTCTCTTGCAAAAGTTTGGCAGCGTCGCGTTTAAAATGCTCGCCGCTTTCTTTGAGGAACGGCTCCTCAAATAACTCCTGGTACAGTTGCAGTTGGCCCTTTTTCTTGTAGCCCTGCACCTGTTTTCaattattgtgaaaaattttgttagaaaaataaaaatcattcaaaattacGTATGTATGCAAGATTACAGCACATTCGAATAACACGAACTCTCGCAAATTTGTgtcagaaaaattaaacagacagatAAGACAataagcaagttaaataagaGCTTTAAAAAACACTCGTTTTAggcgaaattttgtcaaaaaaattggtcggtaatggtgttatttttacgCAAGATTTGCAAAAACAAAGCGAAAAATTACGAACTAAACCGATAGCTTTGGCCTTTTTGGCTTGATCAAAGTTTTAGATTACTTTTAAGTCAGAAATAATTAcatatttcgcaaaatttcattAACGACCACTTCAGAAATACGccaaaatgagttttttttaagtttttgaagCCTTTAAGTACAttttataactaaaatttCGACAATCGCTTAAAAAACACCCAACTAGTTCGGAAATTATATTATGATTTTCCCTTTTCGGTcgttaatttacaaaataagtcaaaaaatcatcaaatttcgCCGAAAATCGAGTATTTTTTGCACGTTTCTGcgttaaaacaaagttttttcgAATAAACGGACGGAAAAATCACGTAATTAGATcgagtttttaagttattttaagttgaatgaaaaataaaaaatacgaaatacTCAAAACTAGACTGAAAACtatattattttgacattttcaaacttttaagcacgtttttgagttaaaacaAAGGTTTCTCGAATAATAAGGCTAGAAAATCACCACATTAGATCAAACTTAATGTTATCTTAGCCTATTTAAGACGACTTACctcatttttgagcaaaaaacaacgccaaaagtGACTTTTCTGTTTGCATTCCTCGAAAATTTCGCTcgttttttagtcaaaaattcattatttcaGAAACTTTAGTTaacaaaatctcgaaaaatcaccaaattagaagaaaaacatCGAGTTATTTTGTGCTTTTTCAAGCCT contains:
- the LOC663474 gene encoding uncharacterized protein LOC663474; the protein is MKKCTLFLFLLVLAFGENAKLPSTFKKCDQSKSDLNSCLTAAIKNAMEQLTEPIKEVGLPSMEPLEVPSLVIGAGTGPVQFQQNYKNLKISGYTKIDQLEATFKDNHLKIAVVFPEIKLVFEYEINGRILVLPISGKGPGAITMVKPKFVIDFPLEEYEKNGTKYYKVGKETLSMQPQKMHFELENLFNGDKLLASNVLQIMNDNWKEVYGDVQASYEEAFGKIFTSIFNNFLSKVPKSDLFDGKTPNNYSVTTILQTPNWIIKPNYLSFWEQLVSQFQIANNVITPLLKLSIRVETKFFHYLQKRHKMNSFALFSLLLIHFCNSVKLPPSFEKCDLRDNNYNQCLSKAIKNAIQQLTIPMEAMGLPDLDPLEIPSMVIGAGNGAVQFQQNYFNITITGLTKLASLDANLDLGPKRLILDLRYPQVQMDFDYEISGKILLLPIYGKGPGSITFLGNPRFILTFEMAEFEKRKKKFMTVTNATLSMEPQLIQFHLENLFNGDKALGDNVVQVMNDNWREVFSDVRPSYEEAFSQIFAAIFNNLLRKVPIVDLFDGWDL
- the Cul2 gene encoding cullin-2, with the protein product MSLKPRRVDFNATWGSIRDTIRGVITLDHVPRPVWNDRFSDVYSLCVAHPEPMADRLYAETKQYLIDHVSKLLVQVQDEGEANLVKSYYHYWSQYSVGSQYLHSLYLYLNQQHIRTQKLSDAEIIYGSSDSSGGEQMEIGELALEVWQSGMIAPLGQRLVKLLLEAIGEDRAQNTCAIPIDAVRGTILSFVEVQGYKKKGQLQLYQELFEEPFLKESGEHFKRDAAKLLQEKNVSLYMERVKGRIEEELLRARRFLHTSSLPKVSQRCETHMVAEHLDFLYSECVAMVQGERKKDLSNMYDLLKSVQNAMVVLVDTVLDHIKTQGLTAVGNIDTENIHITFVENMLAVYKKYKLLIQEVFKSDQNFMGALDKACSSVINHKFGKPVCKSPEFLAKYCDALLRKSSKGISDSEVDEKLAESITIFKYIDDKDVFQKFYSRMLAKRLIHQQTQSMDAEEAMINRLKQACGYEFTSKLHRMFTDMSVSADLNNKFNAFLKQDNIDLGINFSIYVLQAGAWPLGQTVTTPFTYPRQLEKSVQMFENFYHNRFNGRKLTWLHNLCQAELKLGHLKKSYLVTMQTFQMATLLLFEHTDSLTFREIRESLQLTAEQYHRYAASLIDCKLLIADSTDLKPETVLRLNMEYNNKRTKFRINAAVQKESPQEIEQTMNSVEEDRKMYLQAAIVRIMKSRKILKHNALIQEVYAQSKVSFAPSVQLIKKCIESLIDKQYIERTPHSSEEYSYVA